A portion of the Propionispora hippei DSM 15287 genome contains these proteins:
- a CDS encoding amidohydrolase, whose protein sequence is MLAILGGTVYTVSGDIVPNACLLIDQGKFLAVGSRLAIPHDALCLNATNKVIIPGLIDCHTHLGIAEEAVGTAHIDKNEVNQPVCPHLRALDGINPEDRGLEDAYTSGTTTIIVTPGSENVIGGQSIAIKTYGKVIDHMIMRQPAGMKMAFGENPIQMYMKKDRAPSTRMTIAAMIRENLIAALNYEKDLAKGKVGRDLKMEALLMLLHGEIPLRAHAHAADDIMTAIRIADEFGLKLTIEHATSAHKIAEELARRSIAATVGPSITARVKVELKDRTYRTPAILHQAGVKIALITDHPFLPVSSLRLEAALAIREGLPEAVALRAITLSAAEIIGVSDRVGSIEPGKDADLVILDGPPFAVSTKVEHVFINGIEVSNNN, encoded by the coding sequence ATGCTGGCTATTCTCGGCGGGACCGTTTATACCGTATCCGGTGATATCGTGCCTAACGCCTGTCTGTTAATCGATCAGGGAAAATTTCTGGCCGTCGGCAGCCGCCTGGCTATACCACACGACGCCTTGTGTCTTAATGCCACGAATAAAGTCATTATTCCCGGCCTCATAGACTGCCATACTCACTTGGGTATTGCCGAGGAGGCAGTGGGAACAGCTCATATTGATAAAAACGAAGTCAATCAGCCTGTATGCCCTCATTTGCGGGCTCTGGACGGCATCAATCCGGAAGACCGCGGTCTGGAAGACGCCTATACCTCCGGTACCACGACCATAATTGTCACACCGGGCAGTGAAAATGTCATTGGCGGCCAAAGCATTGCCATCAAAACCTATGGCAAAGTGATCGACCACATGATCATGCGCCAACCGGCCGGTATGAAAATGGCCTTTGGTGAAAATCCGATCCAAATGTACATGAAAAAAGACCGGGCTCCTTCCACCCGGATGACTATTGCCGCTATGATCCGGGAAAACCTGATCGCCGCCTTAAATTATGAGAAAGACCTGGCCAAAGGCAAAGTGGGCCGGGACCTGAAAATGGAAGCTTTACTGATGCTATTGCATGGTGAAATTCCCTTGCGAGCCCATGCCCATGCCGCCGACGACATTATGACCGCCATCCGTATTGCCGATGAATTCGGACTGAAACTAACCATCGAACATGCCACCTCGGCTCACAAAATTGCCGAAGAACTGGCCCGCCGCTCAATAGCGGCCACCGTTGGCCCTTCCATCACTGCCCGGGTCAAGGTGGAACTTAAGGACCGGACTTACCGGACCCCGGCTATTTTGCACCAAGCCGGCGTTAAGATTGCCCTGATTACCGATCATCCCTTCCTGCCGGTCAGCAGCCTGCGCTTAGAAGCTGCTCTGGCCATCCGGGAAGGCTTGCCGGAAGCTGTCGCCTTAAGAGCCATTACCTTATCGGCAGCCGAAATTATCGGTGTCAGCGACCGGGTAGGCAGTATCGAGCCAGGTAAAGATGCCGACCTTGTTATACTGGATGGCCCTCCCTTTGCAGTATCCACCAAAGTTGAGCATGTCTTTATCAATGGAATCGAAGTATCGAACAACAATTAA
- the cbiQ gene encoding cobalt ECF transporter T component CbiQ, producing MKKSPEELALPLWLCQERPPAWPEASSRRWLRVHYLEKTWRSIQNVLLSDGEQEKLLDRNGLLQRLEPRSKMLGSFLLLIALAGAQQVLTLCLLHGLLCILAGVSRIGWRYYGRRVLLPTLLFSGWLLLPALTGHIVPGEALFSLTGPSGYVLTITRPGVTAAETVLLRAAGSIGTVLLVMATTRWDTLTKALACMGVPCSLVMVLDMTYRYLFLFLQLLEEYIMGRKSRMVAGEDQKNSREWIGLALAGFFRMAMEYSREIEAAMRERGYSGRYSYQPLGKLRLADTVFPALMLVICLSVWGS from the coding sequence ATGAAAAAATCGCCGGAAGAACTAGCCCTTCCTTTGTGGCTGTGCCAGGAGCGTCCGCCGGCGTGGCCGGAAGCGTCGAGCAGGCGGTGGCTGCGCGTTCATTATCTGGAGAAAACCTGGCGGTCTATTCAGAATGTTTTGCTAAGCGACGGCGAACAGGAAAAGCTGCTTGATCGCAACGGATTATTGCAGCGACTGGAGCCACGCAGCAAGATGCTGGGGAGTTTTTTGCTACTCATTGCACTGGCCGGGGCGCAGCAAGTGCTGACGCTCTGTTTGCTGCATGGTTTATTATGTATTCTGGCCGGCGTTTCACGGATAGGGTGGCGCTATTACGGCCGGCGTGTACTGCTGCCGACGCTGCTATTTAGCGGCTGGCTATTGTTGCCCGCTTTGACCGGCCATATTGTTCCGGGTGAGGCTTTGTTTAGTTTAACCGGACCGTCGGGTTATGTATTGACAATAACCCGGCCGGGAGTAACGGCAGCGGAGACGGTTTTACTGCGTGCGGCCGGTTCTATAGGAACGGTGCTGCTGGTTATGGCGACTACCCGTTGGGATACGCTGACCAAAGCACTTGCCTGTATGGGAGTGCCTTGCTCCCTGGTCATGGTATTGGATATGACATACCGTTATTTATTTTTGTTTTTACAGCTTTTAGAGGAATATATTATGGGTAGAAAGAGCCGTATGGTGGCAGGGGAAGATCAAAAAAACAGCCGGGAATGGATTGGTTTGGCTTTAGCCGGCTTTTTCCGGATGGCTATGGAATACAGCAGGGAGATCGAAGCGGCCATGCGGGAAAGGGGCTATTCCGGGCGGTATTCATATCAGCCGCTGGGCAAGCTGCGATTGGCTGACACGGTTTTTCCGGCGCTGATGCTTGTTATTTGTCTTAGTGTATGGGGGAGTTGA
- a CDS encoding energy-coupling factor ABC transporter ATP-binding protein translates to MPSPLFALDKLSYEYQPGKKALVDVTLQIMPGEKVVLLGPNGCGKSTLQKLLSGLLFATGGSLQVFGRQINERTMGDKAFAAIFRQRVGFVFQNSDVQMFCSSVLDEIMFGPLAMGMTASQARQRATELMELIGIGGLAGRLPHHLSGGEKKKVIIAAILATNPEVLLFDEPTNGLDPRTQRWMIQLLQQLQRQGKTLITATHCLELVPELADRVIVINEQHRLAADGEAIDILRNKKLLLAANVIDERYHIHAHGADAAVHIHQEDR, encoded by the coding sequence ATGCCATCACCATTGTTTGCCCTGGATAAGCTTAGCTATGAATATCAGCCGGGGAAAAAAGCGCTTGTCGATGTAACGCTGCAAATTATGCCGGGAGAAAAGGTAGTATTGCTGGGGCCTAATGGCTGCGGTAAATCAACCTTGCAAAAGCTGCTGTCAGGGCTATTGTTTGCCACAGGTGGCTCGCTACAGGTTTTTGGCCGGCAAATTAATGAACGTACGATGGGAGATAAAGCTTTTGCCGCTATTTTCCGGCAAAGGGTAGGTTTTGTGTTTCAAAATTCCGATGTGCAAATGTTCTGTTCCAGTGTGCTTGATGAAATTATGTTCGGTCCGCTGGCAATGGGGATGACCGCCAGCCAGGCAAGGCAACGGGCGACAGAGCTTATGGAATTAATCGGAATTGGCGGGTTGGCCGGACGGCTACCCCATCATTTAAGCGGCGGTGAGAAGAAAAAGGTTATAATCGCCGCCATATTGGCAACCAATCCTGAGGTGTTGCTCTTTGATGAGCCGACTAACGGTTTAGACCCCCGGACGCAGCGCTGGATGATACAGTTGCTGCAGCAACTGCAGCGTCAGGGAAAAACCTTAATTACGGCCACGCATTGTCTGGAGCTGGTGCCGGAGCTGGCGGACCGGGTGATTGTCATTAATGAGCAGCACCGGTTGGCTGCCGACGGTGAAGCCATTGATATTTTACGGAATAAAAAGCTGCTGCTGGCGGCTAATGTGATTGATGAAAGGTATCATATTCATGCGCACGGCGCCGATGCTGCCGTGCATATCCATCAGGAGGACCGATAA
- a CDS encoding NUDIX hydrolase, producing MTEECCWYDRLAAVLTRRSGKIHGDSDGFRRAAVLIPLVKTGDSTAVLFEIRSMELLAHAGEICFPGGRIEATDHDICQAALRETEEELNIAADRIRLIGAMDMVASPTGNILYPVVGVLEDMEGIRPNQEVAEYFTVPLPYLLNVQPKQGKLEMATRPLDEDSLSAFPAEYELDWKSRRMFPVFSYQYEDKKIWGLTAGVLHNFIALCRDLAIK from the coding sequence ATGACTGAGGAGTGTTGTTGGTATGATCGCCTGGCTGCCGTTTTAACCCGTCGAAGCGGTAAAATTCATGGCGATAGCGACGGTTTTCGCCGGGCAGCGGTATTAATTCCATTAGTAAAAACCGGCGACAGTACGGCGGTTCTATTTGAGATACGGTCAATGGAGCTGTTGGCTCATGCCGGTGAAATTTGTTTTCCCGGCGGGCGGATCGAGGCAACGGATCATGATATTTGCCAGGCCGCTTTAAGGGAAACAGAAGAGGAGCTTAATATCGCGGCCGATCGCATTCGTCTGATTGGCGCCATGGATATGGTAGCCAGTCCCACCGGCAATATTTTGTATCCGGTGGTGGGCGTGCTCGAGGATATGGAAGGCATTAGGCCGAATCAGGAAGTAGCCGAATATTTTACCGTTCCCTTGCCATATTTACTGAATGTCCAGCCGAAGCAAGGCAAGCTGGAAATGGCTACCCGGCCGTTAGATGAAGATTCGCTGAGTGCATTTCCGGCTGAATACGAGCTGGATTGGAAAAGCCGGCGCATGTTTCCGGTATTTTCCTATCAGTATGAAGATAAGAAGATTTGGGGATTGACGGCTGGTGTTCTGCACAATTTTATAGCTCTGTGCCGCGATTTGGCCATAAAATAA
- a CDS encoding glycosyl hydrolase family 18 protein yields the protein MKSLRCKKTTILWVVLVTIFALLLTAGCGGTKSPAPKPLQGSDPNTNVAQSDGRLIIGYYENPWPGTPDKTGSFPSMKTYAKSMSGVGPFWYRANQDGTLEAKDSQLVYDTARGLNLKMFPLVTNKSGATDTILGDASVRTKVTDNIVKLVQEKQYDGINIDFELLQPKHRDNLTAFMAELYPKMKALNKTLIISVFPQVDVAEDVSGAYNYPELAKYADYLQIMTYDHHWSTSPPGPIAPIDWYEKNIKYAIEQCGGPQKVLVGLGAYGYDWSKDKETETVTYVDSIVRAEQNGAKVLFDDNSKSPYVKYGNHEIWFENAESTSAKLDVIAKYKPAGIAIWRLGQEQPDIWPLIDQKFPKKQ from the coding sequence GTGAAGAGTTTGCGCTGTAAAAAAACAACGATCCTATGGGTTGTATTGGTTACCATTTTTGCTTTGCTGCTGACAGCCGGTTGCGGCGGCACAAAGTCACCGGCTCCCAAGCCGCTTCAGGGGTCTGATCCCAATACTAATGTAGCGCAATCTGACGGACGTTTGATTATCGGTTATTACGAGAATCCCTGGCCGGGTACTCCGGATAAGACCGGATCATTTCCAAGTATGAAAACATATGCCAAGAGTATGTCCGGTGTAGGTCCCTTTTGGTACCGGGCCAATCAGGACGGAACATTGGAGGCCAAGGACAGTCAACTGGTATATGATACGGCCCGCGGTTTGAATCTCAAAATGTTTCCGCTGGTTACCAACAAGTCCGGTGCGACCGATACTATTTTAGGGGATGCCAGTGTACGTACCAAGGTAACGGATAACATTGTTAAGCTGGTACAGGAAAAGCAGTATGACGGTATCAATATCGACTTTGAATTGCTGCAGCCTAAGCATCGCGATAATCTTACCGCTTTTATGGCTGAATTGTACCCTAAGATGAAGGCCTTGAATAAGACCTTGATTATTTCGGTATTTCCTCAGGTAGATGTAGCGGAGGATGTTTCCGGAGCTTATAATTATCCGGAGCTGGCTAAGTATGCCGATTATCTTCAGATTATGACCTATGATCATCACTGGTCGACTTCGCCGCCCGGACCGATTGCCCCGATTGACTGGTATGAAAAAAATATAAAGTATGCCATCGAACAATGTGGCGGTCCCCAGAAGGTACTGGTCGGCTTGGGTGCCTATGGCTATGACTGGTCAAAGGATAAGGAAACAGAAACGGTCACTTACGTGGACTCCATTGTCCGGGCTGAGCAAAACGGAGCAAAGGTGCTTTTCGATGACAACAGCAAGTCGCCGTATGTTAAGTACGGTAATCATGAAATATGGTTTGAAAATGCCGAAAGTACTTCCGCGAAGCTGGATGTGATTGCAAAATACAAACCGGCGGGAATTGCCATTTGGCGTTTGGGGCAGGAACAACCGGATATTTGGCCGTTAATTGATCAGAAATTTCCTAAGAAGCAATAA
- a CDS encoding cation transporter, translating to MEQRVITVEGMSCGHCKAAVERAVLALPGVIAATVNLEEKKLALDYDNSRVTLVQIASAIEEEGYTVVSR from the coding sequence ATGGAACAAAGAGTGATAACGGTAGAGGGAATGAGCTGCGGTCATTGCAAAGCGGCAGTGGAAAGAGCCGTACTTGCTTTACCGGGGGTTATTGCAGCCACCGTAAACTTGGAGGAGAAAAAGCTTGCTTTGGATTATGATAACAGTCGGGTTACTTTAGTCCAGATTGCATCAGCTATAGAAGAAGAAGGCTATACGGTTGTTTCACGCTAA
- a CDS encoding HD-GYP domain-containing protein, whose protein sequence is MRRIPLNALKPGMHLSQALVAPDRTVLLHEGIELKQRYIEYLRNQGITYLYIDDAPPAPSPAKEPSQTELRQQAKQTARKVIHDFRLGKGVPLDKIKVLVSNLVTRILDNPETMHHLMDIRQKEDYMFSHAVNTCLLSVLTGTAMGYDTQRLEELGLAAMLHDVGKIKFTKRLSAQFPRRLTAQEKEEYRQHPFYTLEILKENTSLSMDIINACFQHHERWDGSGYPMGISGDVIHEYAQIISIADVYDRLITGLPHRKPTPVYYAAAILNKAAGTYFNPEIVAHFTKSIAAYPLGSTVKLNNNQLGLIVEMTGPNNTIPVVRILADEDSTHLNQLLELNLDKNPEHFIIDFDS, encoded by the coding sequence ATGCGCCGTATCCCATTAAATGCTCTTAAGCCCGGCATGCATCTGTCCCAGGCGCTGGTCGCGCCGGACCGAACCGTACTGCTGCATGAGGGAATTGAACTTAAACAAAGATATATCGAATATCTGCGCAATCAAGGCATTACTTATCTATACATTGACGATGCGCCCCCTGCTCCGTCTCCCGCAAAAGAGCCGTCCCAGACTGAACTTCGCCAACAAGCCAAGCAGACGGCACGGAAAGTCATCCATGATTTCCGGCTCGGCAAGGGCGTGCCCTTGGATAAGATCAAAGTTCTTGTCAGCAATCTGGTCACCCGGATTCTGGACAATCCGGAAACAATGCATCACCTGATGGATATTCGCCAAAAAGAAGATTATATGTTCTCCCATGCCGTCAATACCTGCCTGCTGTCAGTACTTACCGGAACCGCCATGGGCTATGACACCCAACGCCTGGAAGAACTCGGCCTGGCCGCCATGCTGCATGATGTGGGAAAGATAAAATTCACCAAAAGATTATCTGCTCAGTTCCCCCGGCGACTGACTGCCCAGGAAAAGGAAGAATACCGGCAACATCCGTTTTATACCCTGGAAATTCTCAAAGAAAATACGTCCTTATCCATGGATATTATAAATGCTTGCTTCCAGCATCACGAGCGCTGGGACGGCAGCGGGTATCCCATGGGAATTTCCGGCGATGTGATCCATGAATATGCGCAAATTATCAGCATTGCCGATGTCTATGACCGTCTGATTACCGGCCTGCCCCACCGGAAACCTACACCGGTGTACTATGCGGCAGCGATCCTTAATAAAGCGGCCGGCACTTATTTTAATCCCGAAATCGTAGCTCATTTTACGAAAAGCATTGCCGCTTATCCCTTGGGCTCAACAGTAAAGCTGAATAATAATCAGCTTGGCTTGATTGTGGAAATGACCGGTCCCAATAACACTATACCGGTCGTACGGATTTTGGCTGATGAAGACAGCACCCACCTCAATCAACTGCTTGAATTGAACTTAGACAAAAACCCTGAACACTTCATTATTGACTTTGACTCATAA
- a CDS encoding winged helix-turn-helix transcriptional regulator, with translation MELTLELIGGKWKSLILWHLGENILRFSELKKALPKITQKMLTQQLRELEQDGLVKRFVYTQVPPKVEYSLTHAGRTILPILTTMCQWGLDYVAAPDPMKACVPASGSLSGICRE, from the coding sequence ATGGAATTAACGCTAGAATTAATCGGCGGCAAATGGAAGTCTCTGATCCTCTGGCACTTGGGAGAAAATATCCTGCGCTTTAGTGAATTAAAAAAGGCCTTGCCGAAAATTACCCAGAAAATGTTGACCCAACAACTTCGGGAGCTGGAGCAGGACGGCTTAGTCAAACGCTTTGTATACACTCAGGTACCGCCGAAGGTTGAATATTCATTGACCCATGCCGGCAGGACCATTCTACCCATTTTAACAACCATGTGCCAATGGGGCCTGGATTATGTCGCGGCACCCGATCCAATGAAAGCATGCGTTCCCGCCAGCGGTAGCTTATCCGGTATTTGCCGGGAATAA
- a CDS encoding flavin reductase family protein, whose product MVKEVRYNEYAKQALDMIPKGAFLTTAAGEAVNTMTIGWGAISHIWQKPVFIVLVRPSRYTYELIENSSEFTVSVPLHDDMKKALALCGTKSGRDMDKIKAAGLSVLPGQKVGVPVISGAGLHFECKIVYKQKMDPSLFDPGLAKTCYPEGDYHTLYYGEIVACYQEA is encoded by the coding sequence GTGGTTAAAGAGGTACGGTATAACGAATATGCTAAACAGGCTCTGGACATGATCCCCAAGGGAGCATTTTTAACAACCGCGGCGGGTGAGGCAGTCAATACGATGACCATAGGCTGGGGGGCGATCAGCCATATTTGGCAGAAGCCGGTATTTATAGTTCTGGTGCGGCCATCCCGTTATACTTATGAACTGATTGAGAACAGCTCGGAATTTACGGTAAGCGTCCCACTACATGACGATATGAAGAAAGCATTGGCATTGTGCGGCACCAAATCAGGACGGGATATGGATAAAATCAAAGCCGCCGGCTTAAGCGTGTTGCCGGGGCAAAAGGTCGGGGTACCGGTCATTAGCGGCGCCGGCCTGCATTTTGAATGTAAAATCGTCTACAAGCAAAAGATGGACCCATCCCTGTTTGACCCAGGTCTGGCAAAGACCTGCTATCCAGAAGGGGATTATCACACGCTGTATTACGGTGAAATTGTGGCTTGCTACCAGGAAGCGTAA